The DNA sequence CTGAAGCGCGGGCTCAAAAGCGGCCAGAAAATCATCGCTGGCCGCTTCATCCAGGGTGTAGGTGCCAGAACACGGAGGGGTCTGCGCCTGGGCCGTGGCGGGCCCGGCCAGCCCCACTACCAGCAGCGTTGAAATGGCGAGCAAAAGCGACGAGAGAGAAAAGCTGCGCATAAAGGCTCCTGGCATCCACGATCCATGATGAGAAAGAGTGTGGCGAGCGCTCTCAGAGAGCCCTAAGCCCCCACTCCGTAGCGACGATGCAACTAAATTAGCGCACCGCCCCCCCCGATGACAGAGTTCCCTTCTTCGCGGTACAGCGCGCCTAAATCGTGCGTTCCACCGCCCAGACAAACGCCCTCAAACCGCGCCCCTTCTCATCAAGCGCGGCCAGCGCGTCGAGGAAGGCATCGACCTGCTCGTCCTCGACGACGCAGTACATCGCGCCGTTGAGCGAAGGCCAGATATGGTTTCCCATATGGGGCTCCCCCTCGACCGAACCCCGGCCCTGCACGCCGTTCCAGCGGGTGAACCCCCGCACGCCCTGCGCTTCGAGCAGATCGATCAGACGCTCGGAGAGCACCTCATTGTACGTGATCATCACAGCTTTCATGAAAGGCCTCCGGTGCGCGTGACGGCGTTGCGCTCAAACATCCCGTAGAGCACCGGCACGATAATCAGGGTCACCACCGTCGAGAAGGTCAGCCCGCCGATGACCGAAATGGCCATGGGCTTCCAGAGCTCGGCGCCCTCGCCAATCTCCAGCGCCAGCGGAATCATCGCCAGAATCGTCGTCAACGTGGTCATCAACACCGGGCGCAGACGCGACATGCTCCCCTCGACGATCGCGTCGAAAATCGAGAGGCCGCGCCCCTGCAAGAGTTTGATGTAGTCGATGAGCACGATGGCGTTCTTCACCACGATACCCACCAGGATGATCGCCCCGATCAGACCGATCACGCTCAGCGGCGTGTCGGTGAGCAGGAGCGCCAGAATCACCCCGGTAAAGGCAAAGGGAATCGAGAACATGATGACAAAGGGCTCCTTGAGCGACTCAAACTGCCCGGCCATCACCAGGTAGACCAGGATCAGGCTCAGAGCCAGGATCAGGAAGAGGTCCTGGAAGGACTCCTGCTGCTCCTGGAAGTCGCCGCCGTAGGTGATGGCGATCTGCGGGGGCAGCTCCTGGGCATCAACCCACTCGGCGACATCCTCCATCACCAGGTTCAGGGCACGCCCCTCAATCCCGGCCGAGACCGTAAGCATGCGCTCGCGGTCGATGCGCTCGATGTTGGGCGGCACCATGAACTCCTTGATCTCGCCAAGGTCCTGAATCCGCACGCGGGCACCGGTGGGAGCGTTGATCGTCATATCGCGGATCTGCTCCAGGGAGCCCCGCTCGCTCTCGGCGTAGCGCAACACCACATCGTACTCATCGCCCTCGCGCCGGAAGATGGTAGCGGTCTGCCCGGCGACGTTCCCGCGAACCACCTGGGCGACCTGCGCCGAGCTCAGCCCGAAGTCACTTAAGCGCTCGCGATCAAAGATGATCTCAAACTCCGGACGACTCTCACCGCGGCTTAAGCCCACGTCGCGAATCCCCTCGATGCCCTTCATATGTTCGGCCAGGTCGTTGGCCAGAGCCGTGGTCTGCTCCAGATCGAACCCGCGGATCTCCACGGCCACCGGCTGCGCGCTGCCCGCGCCCCCGCTGTTTCCGGAGGTGACCGTGGAGGTGACCACCTCGGGCACCCCGGCCATGATGCCGCGGATCTGGTCGGCGACCTCAAAGACCGAGCGCTCACGATCGTCCTGATCGATGAGCTCCATGCGCAGCTGGAACTCGTTTTTTCCGCCCCCGACCCCGCCAAACATCGAGCCGCTGGTACCGCTGGTACTGTTGATGCGCTTGAGTTCGGGGATCGCCTCGGTGATCTGCGCCTCCAGCCGTCCGACCACCTCCGAGGTGTACTCCAGGCTGCGGCTGGTCTCGAGTTCGCCGCTGACCGTGACAAAACCATCATCGCTGATCGGCATAAACTCGGTGCCCACCCGCGGCACCAGCGCCACGCTGCCGGCGAAGGTCAGCATCGCCACCAGCATCGTGGTCTTGCGGTAGCGCACGGCCACGCGCAGGGTCGCGCCGTACAGACGCTCCAGCGCACTCAGCCCGGCGTTGATCCCCCGGGAGAGCGCCCGCAGCGGCCCCCCGCCGGGGCCCTCATCAACCGGCTTCATCAGCAGCGAGCCCATCATCGGCGTCAGCGTCAGCGCGGCCACCGTCGAGGTGACCACCGTGACCACCACAATCGCCCCGAGCTGGCCAAACCACACCCCGGTCATGCCCTCCAGGAAGGTCAGCGGCAAAAACACCGCCACCACCGTCAGCGTGGTCGCGATCACCGCCACTCCCACCTCACCGGTGCCGTGGATGGCTGCCTCCCGCGGCGTACTCCCCCGCTCGATGTGCTGCATGATGTTCTCCAGCACGACGATGGCGTCATCGACCACCATCCCCAGCGCGATCGAGAGCGAGGAGAGCGAGATCATGTTGAGCGTGGAACCGACCAGGGTCAGGTAGATAAAGCCCACGATCAGCGAGACCGGGATGGTCGCCGCGATCACGATGGTCGCTCGCCATTGGCGCAAAAAGATCAGCACCACCAGCACCACGAAGACCACCGCGTAGAAGAGCACGGAGCTCAAGTTGTCGATCGCGCTGACGATAAACTCGGAGGTGTCGATGATCATCGTCAGCTCCACATCGTCGGGGAGCGTATCGATGATCGCAGGCATCGCCGCCAGCACCCGCTCGGAGACCTCCACGGTGTTGGCCTCGCTCTGCTTCTGCACCGCGAAGGTCAGCCCCTGACGCCCGTTGACCCGGGAGATAGCGTCTTCATCGGCAAAGCCCTCGCGGATCGTCGCCACCTGATCCAGGGTCACCTGACGGCCCTGGAAGTTGGCCACGATCACCCCGCCGATATCCTCCACCGAACGAAACTCGGTGTTGACCCGCAGGTTGTAGCTCTCGTTACCCAGATCCACGCGCCCGGCCGGTGAAGAGATGTTTTCGGCCTGCAGGGCCTGCGCGATCTGTGGGATATCCAGGTTGTAGGCGCGCAGGCGCTCCGGATCGAGCACCACCTGCACCTCCCGGCTCGGCGCCCCG is a window from the Lujinxingia litoralis genome containing:
- a CDS encoding PG0541 family transporter-associated protein → MKAVMITYNEVLSERLIDLLEAQGVRGFTRWNGVQGRGSVEGEPHMGNHIWPSLNGAMYCVVEDEQVDAFLDALAALDEKGRGLRAFVWAVERTI
- a CDS encoding efflux RND transporter permease subunit translates to MNIFRLAVMRPIATSMVFIAIMVFGIYSYIKLPVDLFPEVESPIISVITSYEGAGALEVERNVTEHLESVLGTTPDLLEVTSTSLDNFSVVTLEFNSGANMDEATNNVRDRLGRAEFLLPEDADDPILQKFDASAIPVVVYAVTAEESFPELEQLIDDLIVNPINRISGVGDVSVTGAPSREVQVVLDPERLRAYNLDIPQIAQALQAENISSPAGRVDLGNESYNLRVNTEFRSVEDIGGVIVANFQGRQVTLDQVATIREGFADEDAISRVNGRQGLTFAVQKQSEANTVEVSERVLAAMPAIIDTLPDDVELTMIIDTSEFIVSAIDNLSSVLFYAVVFVVLVVLIFLRQWRATIVIAATIPVSLIVGFIYLTLVGSTLNMISLSSLSIALGMVVDDAIVVLENIMQHIERGSTPREAAIHGTGEVGVAVIATTLTVVAVFLPLTFLEGMTGVWFGQLGAIVVVTVVTSTVAALTLTPMMGSLLMKPVDEGPGGGPLRALSRGINAGLSALERLYGATLRVAVRYRKTTMLVAMLTFAGSVALVPRVGTEFMPISDDGFVTVSGELETSRSLEYTSEVVGRLEAQITEAIPELKRINSTSGTSGSMFGGVGGGKNEFQLRMELIDQDDRERSVFEVADQIRGIMAGVPEVVTSTVTSGNSGGAGSAQPVAVEIRGFDLEQTTALANDLAEHMKGIEGIRDVGLSRGESRPEFEIIFDRERLSDFGLSSAQVAQVVRGNVAGQTATIFRREGDEYDVVLRYAESERGSLEQIRDMTINAPTGARVRIQDLGEIKEFMVPPNIERIDRERMLTVSAGIEGRALNLVMEDVAEWVDAQELPPQIAITYGGDFQEQQESFQDLFLILALSLILVYLVMAGQFESLKEPFVIMFSIPFAFTGVILALLLTDTPLSVIGLIGAIILVGIVVKNAIVLIDYIKLLQGRGLSIFDAIVEGSMSRLRPVLMTTLTTILAMIPLALEIGEGAELWKPMAISVIGGLTFSTVVTLIIVPVLYGMFERNAVTRTGGLS